In Rutidosis leptorrhynchoides isolate AG116_Rl617_1_P2 chromosome 6, CSIRO_AGI_Rlap_v1, whole genome shotgun sequence, the DNA window taagtttagttaccagggtgctcaatcttgtagaatattttgataaacgtttctggatgaaacaactgaaatcttgtggtccacctttacgtacagattatgcaaaacattaaaactatgaactcaccaacctttgtgttgacacttgttagcatgtttattctcaggttccctagaagtctttcgctgtttgcttatatgttagacaagctatgtgcatggagtcttacatggcatatttttcaaggaaacgttgcattcaccaaatcatcaccatgtatcttattttgactgcattgtcaacggaagtactattgtaaactattatttacggtgatcgtctatatgtagaaatcatcagatgtcgaaaacctttgatttaaatattcgttcatggtgtgccttttcaaaagaatgcaatatttacaaaacgtatcatatagaggtcaaatacctcgcaatgaaatcgatgaatgacgtgttcgtctatatggatttggagcgatcgtcacagtaacgGAGTTCTTTTTTCGGAGAATAAGGTGAAGAAGGAAGATATCTTTGATTTATTAGAAGCTTTTCATTTGCTTGGTTAACTATTAGATGTAAAGATAAAATAAGTTAAACGAACTGACTCATGAAGTCGTTGTAATCGTCGTATGTTGTTTGTTGTTTGCTTCTAGTTTCTTGCTAGAAGTCTAGAAACCTAATAAAATGTGTCGttcaaaaaaaatttattattatttttatttttttgcaaaAAAAACGATAACATAGAACCAAATCTTTTCATCAATCGATGAAAAGACAAACAAAAATATAATCGATCCAAAAGCAAACCAAGGCTCGAAAGCAGAAAACATTTCTTAAAACTAACCAAAGAACCTAAGCTAACTAAGCTCAAGCCTTGAGCAAACGAAACACTAGCAAGAACACGGAGCACAGTCAATAAAACAAGAACCACTACAAAATCCAAACAACCATAAAAACGAATTAAAATCGCTCAAAAAACTACTCGACAATTGTTTTACCTTTACCTTTAACTTTCCGGGTCATTATAATCGGCTTAACAACCACACCGTCAACCTTCAAACGATTAAATTTCTTGCCTCCCCGATTTTCAATCGCATAAGATGAGACCTTTGTCGAAGCGTTACCAATCCTAATACCCGGTACAGGAGTAGGGAGCGAGCCTTCTTTCGCAAGACTTTTAAAAAAACCAAGGTTCCGATCCTCTTTAACTAACCCGGTACCGTTGTTGTtgggatcttcaagattttcttcatCCCGAAGCGCGAACTCGTTGACCCCTTGAAAATCTTTTTTAATACGAATTGAGGCTTCCCCACATTTTCATCCCTTAAAACAAATTAAATTATGTCAAAATTTTCCTTAGAGAATTAAAAGTTGAAAACAACTGACACGTGATACGGTGCAAGAGATTTCTTTCCAAGTATAATGCGTAGGCGAATACGTCAGCCATGCCATTTGATCATTCATCTCCTTTCCTAAGTTACATACCTTTCGGTTGCCATAAATGTAAACAATTTAAAGGTATATATGAATAAGAAAAGAAAATTGCTCTAGTACAACACCTACTTCACCCATATTGTATAGTCGTTACATAATATCTATTTGATGATTtgataaaattaatataaatcataagtaattttttttagatATATAACATCTCTGCTTCTCCATTATAATTATAAGTACATTTATAGATTCTTACTACGTATAACTTTATAGAAAAGCATGGACACTTTCCTTATGAGTTTTATTTGtacaattttataattttatacgaaacattaaaaaaaattctttttatgAACGAACACATTGTCTCTTAAATACAGCAGGTAAATTTTGGACATCAAACCAGACGTTATCCCGATGTCAGGTAACAAAATTTCTTATGAAACATTCGCAGATCAAAATTGGTGACTTCGATCGAAATGTTTCCAGTAATTCACAAGTCAAatgaatttaaataaattatatacatacacaataTATACACAATATACTTGCAATATTTACTATTAAAGCATTTCCAACCATGACGTCTTTCTTCAAATTACACACTGCTACATCAGCATCACATCACcatttcattctcatttcatttttatcattaaccCATCATATTTTACTCTCAACAATGACATACCtactaaattaattattaaaatcaatGTACAAATACTAATGTTATATGTACAAAtacatcaaacacatatttcgtgATTCAAAAAGTTAAAAATACACGAAATGCATATTTCGTGATTCAAAAAGTTAAAAATACACGAAATGGTTGGCTAGTGGATTTCAGTGGATTAACAAGAAGTTCCCAATAGTGTTATGGTTTTGGCAATTAATGAAATTGGGAGAGCATTAAAACTCCCGTTGGGAATGCTCATATTGACTTTACAACATGCATTCATATTTAAATGTTGGCAATTTCAATCATACGTACAACTTGTTCTACATATCGTACAACTTTTGCATGAAACACCATATAGCACGACCAACCTTAGGTAGTATATATATGAATCATTCACCACCATACATTCATAAGCCTTCCAATATTAATCCAACAACTAAAGCATCAATTAGTAGGTGTTACTAAATCAATAAAATCATTAGAAAATGGCCGATGAAGTGAAGTTGTATTCCCTTAGTGGAAGTCCATTCGTATGCAGAGCCAAAATAGCATTGAATATCAAAGGGATCGAGTACGAAAACATGGAAGAAACATTTGGCAACTTTAGTGCCGATCTTTTGAAGTACAATCCGGTTTATAAAAAGGTACCCGTGTTGGTACACAATGGAAAGGCGATTTGTGAGTCACTTGTGATCGTTGAGTACATTGATGATGTATGGAAAGCCGTTCCGCTTTTGCCTCAAGATCCTCATGAGAAGGCCATTGCGCGTTTTTGTGCCAAATTTATTGATGACAAGGTAACCAAAACTTTTTCAATATTTGTTATTAGTGGTCCATGAAATAATTGTTTACATTTTGTTGATAATTTTCAAGAGATCTTTCATTACTAACTTTATATATACAATGATATATTTACTCAATTTATGATtcaaatcatttttataatttttattattattagtgacaaTACGGTACTGGATCAAATTTACTCTTTGTTTGATAGTGGACAATTTATTTAAAACAACTTAAAAAAGAATAATGAACTGATAAATTAGGACGGAAAGAAtacaacattttttttttaaagttgtgTGTAATAAGTAATAAATCCGTGACTAGTCAATATTGTAGGTAGTGGTAGTTTAATTTTTTCCTGTTTTATTTCTATATAAGGTGTCACATTTCATTGTTAAACTAAATCCCCTAAAGTACATATAATGATAATAAACGAAAAGTTCACTAAACACAATCATGTCAAACTTGAATTCAATCCATTTCGAATCACTCAAACGGATTTTAACTAGAGAGTAATACAAATTTATTGAACATttgaattttaacaaaatagtGACTCAATTAGAGCCTATTTCACACTCGTCTTTAAAAGTCTTGACCATGTGTCCACGCGTTTTAATGAGTAAAATAAACAATTTCAACCGCATAAAACAGAACTGATTATTTAAGTTATATGGTTTGTTTAGTTTATTCCAACAGCGTTCAAGGTTTTTGGGAGCCACGGAGATGAGCAGGTTATTGCAGAGGCTTGTGAACAATTGCAACTGATAGAAAATGAACTCAAAAACAAAGGTACCAAGTTTTTTGGAGGGGATAATATAAACCTGGTTGATCTTTCGGCTGATTTCATAGCATATTGGCTTGGAATTATTGAAGAAGCTACTGACATTAAGTTCTTCACTAAAGAAAAGTTTCCAAAATTAACTGAATGGGCTTATAACTTCGTCGAATGTGAATTTGTCAAAGGAGTTTTACCTCCAAGAGCACCCCTGGTTGAATTTTTCAAGAAGCGGTTCGGTAACTAAAATGACGATTGTTACTTGTAGTATTTATAGGATCTGCGCATACCAGTGAAATTGAAGTTTATCTCATTATTAATGTTCTGTTAAAATTCTGTTGATGTTGCAATAAGTAGATCCTATATGTATAATGTTATGTTATGTTATGTTATAATAAAATAGGTGTTTATGAAAGTATGAAATTCAAATCCAACTTGTATTTGTCTTTGAACTTTAGAGCAGTCTAGATTGTTCTTTACTGCA includes these proteins:
- the LOC139856109 gene encoding probable glutathione S-transferase — encoded protein: MADEVKLYSLSGSPFVCRAKIALNIKGIEYENMEETFGNFSADLLKYNPVYKKVPVLVHNGKAICESLVIVEYIDDVWKAVPLLPQDPHEKAIARFCAKFIDDKFIPTAFKVFGSHGDEQVIAEACEQLQLIENELKNKGTKFFGGDNINLVDLSADFIAYWLGIIEEATDIKFFTKEKFPKLTEWAYNFVECEFVKGVLPPRAPLVEFFKKRFGN